From one Papio anubis isolate 15944 chromosome 12, Panubis1.0, whole genome shotgun sequence genomic stretch:
- the LOC101021556 gene encoding olfactory receptor 5A1, which produces MSIIKPWNSSSVTMFILLGFTDHPELQALLFVTFLGIYLMTLAWNLALIFLIRGDTHLHTPMYFFLSNLSFIDICYSSAVAPKMLTDFFWEQKTISFVGCAAQFFFFVGMGLSECLLLTAMAYDRYAAISRPLLYPTIMTQGLCTRMVAGAYVGGFLSSLIQASSVFRLHFCGPNIINHFFCDLPPVLALSCSDTFLSQVVNFLVVVTVGGTSFLQLLISYGYIVSAVLKISSAEGRWKAFNTCASHLMVVTLLFGTALFMYLRPSSTYSLGRDKVVSVFYSLVIPMLNPLIYSLRNKEIKDALWKVLERKKVFS; this is translated from the coding sequence ATGTCCATAATCAAACCCTGGAACAGCTCATCAGTGACCATGTTCATCCTCCTGGGATTCACAGACCATCCAGAACTCCAGGCGCTCCTCTTTGTGACCTTCCTGGGCATCTATCTTATGACCCTGGCCTGGAACCTGGCCCTCATTTTTCTGATCAGGGGTGACACCCATCTGCACACACCCATGTACTTCTTCCTAAGCAACTTATCTTTCATTGACATCTGCTACTCTTCTGCTGTGGCTCCCAAGATGCTCACTGACTTCTTCTGGGAGCAGAAGACCATATCATTTGTGGGCTGTGCtgctcagttttttttctttgtcggCATGGGACTGTCTGAGTGCCTTCTCCTGACTGCTATGGCGTATGACCGATATGCAGCCATCTCCCGCCCCCTTCTCTACCCCACTATCATGACCCAGGGCCTCTGTACACGCATGGTGGCTGGGGCATATGTTGGTGGCTTCCTGAGCTCCCTGATCCAGGCCAGCTCCGTATTTAGGCTTCACTTTTGTGGACCCAACATCATTAACCACTTCTTCTGTGACCTCCCACCAGTCCTGGCTCTGTCTTGCTCTGACACCTTCCTCAGTCAAGTGGTGAATTTCCTCGTGGTGGTCACTGTAGGAGGAACATCGTTCCTCCAACTCCTTATCTCCTATGGTTACATAGTGTCTGCTGTCCTGAAGATCTCTTCAGCAGAGGGCCGATGGAAAGCCTTCAACACGTGTGCCTCGCATCTGATGGTGGTGACTTTGCTGTTTGGGACAGCCCTTTTCATGTACCTGCGACCCAGCTCCACCTACTCGCTAGGCAGGGACAAGGTGGTGTCTGTGTTCTATTCACTGGTGATCCCCATGCTGAACCCTCTCATTTATAGTTTGAGGAACAAAGAGATCAAGGATGCCCTGTGGAAGgtgttggaaaggaagaaagtgtTTTCTTAG